From a region of the Syngnathus typhle isolate RoL2023-S1 ecotype Sweden linkage group LG12, RoL_Styp_1.0, whole genome shotgun sequence genome:
- the hnrpkl gene encoding heterogeneous nuclear ribonucleoprotein K, like isoform X2 yields the protein MEVQIEQQDEDLTFGATDTNGKRPAEDMDEEHAFKRSRNTDEMLELRVLLQSKNAGAVIGKGGKNIKALRTDYNASVSVPDSSGPERILSVNANIDTIGDILLKIIPTLEEHYSGIDFDCELRLLIHQSLAGGIIGVKGSKIKELRENTLTTIKLFQDCCPHSTDRVVSVGGKPERVVECIKVILELVAESPIKGRTQPYDPNFYDETYDYGGFTVMFEERGRRPGGGGGFPVRMRSGFERLPPARSSRPPPPSRRDYDDLSPRRGPPPPLSRGRVGSRARNLPLPPPPPRGSDRFSHSSYHDDRPSDRRSRGGERYDSMSGGGYDNNSWDHFHSSGRGSYSDMGGPVITTQVTIPKDLAGSIIGKGGQRIKQIRHESGASIKIDEPLEGSEDRIITIIGTQDQIQNAQYLLQNSVKQYSGRFF from the exons ATGGAGGTGCAAATTGAACAGCAGGACGAAGATCTCACATTCGGTGCCACGGATACCAATG GTAAGCGTCCAGCGGAGGACATGGACGAGGAGCACGCCTTCAAGCGCTCCCGCAACACCGACGAGATGTTAGAGCTTCGCGTGCTGCTCCAGAGCAAA AATGCCGGCGCCGTTATCGGAAAAGGCGGCAAGAACATTAAAGCTCTGCGCACCGAC TACAATGCCAGTGTATCAGTCCCAGACagcagtggtccagagcg GATCCTCAGCGTAAACGCCAACATTGACACCATAGGCGACATCCTGCTGAAGATTATACCCACTTTAGAGGAG CACTACAGTGGCATCGACTTTGACTGCGAGCTCCGCCTGTTGATCCATCAGAGCTTGGCGGGCGGAATCATCGGCGTGAAAGGCAGCAAGATCAAGGAACTGCGAGAG AATACACTCACGACCATCAAGCTGTTCCAGGACTGTTGCCCCCATTCTACGGACAGAGTGGTATCTGTGGGCGGGAAGCCGGAGCGAGTCGTCGAATGTATCAAAGTCATTTTAGAACTGGTGGCTGAG TCGCCAATCAAAGGGCGCACCCAGCCGTACGATCCCAACTTCTACGACGAAACGTATGACTACGGCGGCTTCACCGTTATGTTCGAGGAGCGCGGCAGACgtcccggcggcggcggcggcttcccCGTCCGCATGCGAAGCGGCTTCGAGCGCCTGCCCCCCGCACGCAGCAGTCGCCCGCCGCCCCCCTCCCGCCGGGATTACGACGACCTGAGCCCCCGCCGgggtccgccgccgccgctgagtCGTGGACGCGTGGGCAGCCGGGCACGCAACTTGCCActcccgccgccaccgccgcgagGAAG CGATCGATTCTCCCACAGCAGTTATCATGATGACAGACCAAG CGACAGAAGAAGCCGCGGAGGAGAGCGCTACGACAGCATG AGTGGAGGCGGCTATG ACAACAATTCCTGGGATCACTTTCATTCCA GTGGCCGAGGCTCGTACAGCGACATGGGAGGGCCAGTCATCACAACACAGGTCACCATCCCCAAAGAC CTCGCCGGCTCCATCATTGGCAAGGGCGGCCAGAGGATCAAGCAGATCCGCCATGAGTCCGGAGCGTCCATCAAAATCGACGAGCCGCTGGAGGGCTCGGAGGACCGCATCATTACCATCATCGGAACGCAGGACCAGATCCAGAACGCGCAGTACCTTCTGCAGAACAG CGTGAAGCAATATTCCGGTCGATTCTTCTAG
- the hnrpkl gene encoding heterogeneous nuclear ribonucleoprotein K, like isoform X1 — MEVQIEQQDEDLTFGATDTNGKRPAEDMDEEHAFKRSRNTDEMLELRVLLQSKNAGAVIGKGGKNIKALRTDYNASVSVPDSSGPERILSVNANIDTIGDILLKIIPTLEEYQHYSGIDFDCELRLLIHQSLAGGIIGVKGSKIKELRENTLTTIKLFQDCCPHSTDRVVSVGGKPERVVECIKVILELVAESPIKGRTQPYDPNFYDETYDYGGFTVMFEERGRRPGGGGGFPVRMRSGFERLPPARSSRPPPPSRRDYDDLSPRRGPPPPLSRGRVGSRARNLPLPPPPPRGSDRFSHSSYHDDRPSDRRSRGGERYDSMSGGGYDNNSWDHFHSSGRGSYSDMGGPVITTQVTIPKDLAGSIIGKGGQRIKQIRHESGASIKIDEPLEGSEDRIITIIGTQDQIQNAQYLLQNSVKQYSGRFF; from the exons ATGGAGGTGCAAATTGAACAGCAGGACGAAGATCTCACATTCGGTGCCACGGATACCAATG GTAAGCGTCCAGCGGAGGACATGGACGAGGAGCACGCCTTCAAGCGCTCCCGCAACACCGACGAGATGTTAGAGCTTCGCGTGCTGCTCCAGAGCAAA AATGCCGGCGCCGTTATCGGAAAAGGCGGCAAGAACATTAAAGCTCTGCGCACCGAC TACAATGCCAGTGTATCAGTCCCAGACagcagtggtccagagcg GATCCTCAGCGTAAACGCCAACATTGACACCATAGGCGACATCCTGCTGAAGATTATACCCACTTTAGAGGAG TACCAGCACTACAGTGGCATCGACTTTGACTGCGAGCTCCGCCTGTTGATCCATCAGAGCTTGGCGGGCGGAATCATCGGCGTGAAAGGCAGCAAGATCAAGGAACTGCGAGAG AATACACTCACGACCATCAAGCTGTTCCAGGACTGTTGCCCCCATTCTACGGACAGAGTGGTATCTGTGGGCGGGAAGCCGGAGCGAGTCGTCGAATGTATCAAAGTCATTTTAGAACTGGTGGCTGAG TCGCCAATCAAAGGGCGCACCCAGCCGTACGATCCCAACTTCTACGACGAAACGTATGACTACGGCGGCTTCACCGTTATGTTCGAGGAGCGCGGCAGACgtcccggcggcggcggcggcttcccCGTCCGCATGCGAAGCGGCTTCGAGCGCCTGCCCCCCGCACGCAGCAGTCGCCCGCCGCCCCCCTCCCGCCGGGATTACGACGACCTGAGCCCCCGCCGgggtccgccgccgccgctgagtCGTGGACGCGTGGGCAGCCGGGCACGCAACTTGCCActcccgccgccaccgccgcgagGAAG CGATCGATTCTCCCACAGCAGTTATCATGATGACAGACCAAG CGACAGAAGAAGCCGCGGAGGAGAGCGCTACGACAGCATG AGTGGAGGCGGCTATG ACAACAATTCCTGGGATCACTTTCATTCCA GTGGCCGAGGCTCGTACAGCGACATGGGAGGGCCAGTCATCACAACACAGGTCACCATCCCCAAAGAC CTCGCCGGCTCCATCATTGGCAAGGGCGGCCAGAGGATCAAGCAGATCCGCCATGAGTCCGGAGCGTCCATCAAAATCGACGAGCCGCTGGAGGGCTCGGAGGACCGCATCATTACCATCATCGGAACGCAGGACCAGATCCAGAACGCGCAGTACCTTCTGCAGAACAG CGTGAAGCAATATTCCGGTCGATTCTTCTAG
- the hnrpkl gene encoding heterogeneous nuclear ribonucleoprotein K, like isoform X3, protein MEVQIEQQDEDLTFGATDTNGKRPAEDMDEEHAFKRSRNTDEMLELRVLLQSKNAGAVIGKGGKNIKALRTDYNASVSVPDSSGPERILSVNANIDTIGDILLKIIPTLEEYQHYSGIDFDCELRLLIHQSLAGGIIGVKGSKIKELRENTLTTIKLFQDCCPHSTDRVVSVGGKPERVVECIKVILELVAESPIKGRTQPYDPNFYDETYDYGGFTVMFEERGRRPGGGGGFPVRMRSGFERLPPARSSRPPPPSRRDYDDLSPRRGPPPPLSRGRVGSRARNLPLPPPPPRGSDRFSHSSYHDDRPRRSRGGERYDSMSGGGYDNNSWDHFHSSGRGSYSDMGGPVITTQVTIPKDLAGSIIGKGGQRIKQIRHESGASIKIDEPLEGSEDRIITIIGTQDQIQNAQYLLQNSVKQYSGRFF, encoded by the exons ATGGAGGTGCAAATTGAACAGCAGGACGAAGATCTCACATTCGGTGCCACGGATACCAATG GTAAGCGTCCAGCGGAGGACATGGACGAGGAGCACGCCTTCAAGCGCTCCCGCAACACCGACGAGATGTTAGAGCTTCGCGTGCTGCTCCAGAGCAAA AATGCCGGCGCCGTTATCGGAAAAGGCGGCAAGAACATTAAAGCTCTGCGCACCGAC TACAATGCCAGTGTATCAGTCCCAGACagcagtggtccagagcg GATCCTCAGCGTAAACGCCAACATTGACACCATAGGCGACATCCTGCTGAAGATTATACCCACTTTAGAGGAG TACCAGCACTACAGTGGCATCGACTTTGACTGCGAGCTCCGCCTGTTGATCCATCAGAGCTTGGCGGGCGGAATCATCGGCGTGAAAGGCAGCAAGATCAAGGAACTGCGAGAG AATACACTCACGACCATCAAGCTGTTCCAGGACTGTTGCCCCCATTCTACGGACAGAGTGGTATCTGTGGGCGGGAAGCCGGAGCGAGTCGTCGAATGTATCAAAGTCATTTTAGAACTGGTGGCTGAG TCGCCAATCAAAGGGCGCACCCAGCCGTACGATCCCAACTTCTACGACGAAACGTATGACTACGGCGGCTTCACCGTTATGTTCGAGGAGCGCGGCAGACgtcccggcggcggcggcggcttcccCGTCCGCATGCGAAGCGGCTTCGAGCGCCTGCCCCCCGCACGCAGCAGTCGCCCGCCGCCCCCCTCCCGCCGGGATTACGACGACCTGAGCCCCCGCCGgggtccgccgccgccgctgagtCGTGGACGCGTGGGCAGCCGGGCACGCAACTTGCCActcccgccgccaccgccgcgagGAAG CGATCGATTCTCCCACAGCAGTTATCATGATGACAGACCAAG AAGAAGCCGCGGAGGAGAGCGCTACGACAGCATG AGTGGAGGCGGCTATG ACAACAATTCCTGGGATCACTTTCATTCCA GTGGCCGAGGCTCGTACAGCGACATGGGAGGGCCAGTCATCACAACACAGGTCACCATCCCCAAAGAC CTCGCCGGCTCCATCATTGGCAAGGGCGGCCAGAGGATCAAGCAGATCCGCCATGAGTCCGGAGCGTCCATCAAAATCGACGAGCCGCTGGAGGGCTCGGAGGACCGCATCATTACCATCATCGGAACGCAGGACCAGATCCAGAACGCGCAGTACCTTCTGCAGAACAG CGTGAAGCAATATTCCGGTCGATTCTTCTAG
- the hnrpkl gene encoding heterogeneous nuclear ribonucleoprotein K, like isoform X5 translates to MPAPLSEKAARTLKLCAPTILSVNANIDTIGDILLKIIPTLEEHYSGIDFDCELRLLIHQSLAGGIIGVKGSKIKELRENTLTTIKLFQDCCPHSTDRVVSVGGKPERVVECIKVILELVAESPIKGRTQPYDPNFYDETYDYGGFTVMFEERGRRPGGGGGFPVRMRSGFERLPPARSSRPPPPSRRDYDDLSPRRGPPPPLSRGRVGSRARNLPLPPPPPRGSDRFSHSSYHDDRPSDRRSRGGERYDSMSGGGYDNNSWDHFHSSGRGSYSDMGGPVITTQVTIPKDLAGSIIGKGGQRIKQIRHESGASIKIDEPLEGSEDRIITIIGTQDQIQNAQYLLQNSVKQYSGRFF, encoded by the exons ATGCCGGCGCCGTTATCGGAAAAGGCGGCAAGAACATTAAAGCTCTGCGCACCGAC GATCCTCAGCGTAAACGCCAACATTGACACCATAGGCGACATCCTGCTGAAGATTATACCCACTTTAGAGGAG CACTACAGTGGCATCGACTTTGACTGCGAGCTCCGCCTGTTGATCCATCAGAGCTTGGCGGGCGGAATCATCGGCGTGAAAGGCAGCAAGATCAAGGAACTGCGAGAG AATACACTCACGACCATCAAGCTGTTCCAGGACTGTTGCCCCCATTCTACGGACAGAGTGGTATCTGTGGGCGGGAAGCCGGAGCGAGTCGTCGAATGTATCAAAGTCATTTTAGAACTGGTGGCTGAG TCGCCAATCAAAGGGCGCACCCAGCCGTACGATCCCAACTTCTACGACGAAACGTATGACTACGGCGGCTTCACCGTTATGTTCGAGGAGCGCGGCAGACgtcccggcggcggcggcggcttcccCGTCCGCATGCGAAGCGGCTTCGAGCGCCTGCCCCCCGCACGCAGCAGTCGCCCGCCGCCCCCCTCCCGCCGGGATTACGACGACCTGAGCCCCCGCCGgggtccgccgccgccgctgagtCGTGGACGCGTGGGCAGCCGGGCACGCAACTTGCCActcccgccgccaccgccgcgagGAAG CGATCGATTCTCCCACAGCAGTTATCATGATGACAGACCAAG CGACAGAAGAAGCCGCGGAGGAGAGCGCTACGACAGCATG AGTGGAGGCGGCTATG ACAACAATTCCTGGGATCACTTTCATTCCA GTGGCCGAGGCTCGTACAGCGACATGGGAGGGCCAGTCATCACAACACAGGTCACCATCCCCAAAGAC CTCGCCGGCTCCATCATTGGCAAGGGCGGCCAGAGGATCAAGCAGATCCGCCATGAGTCCGGAGCGTCCATCAAAATCGACGAGCCGCTGGAGGGCTCGGAGGACCGCATCATTACCATCATCGGAACGCAGGACCAGATCCAGAACGCGCAGTACCTTCTGCAGAACAG CGTGAAGCAATATTCCGGTCGATTCTTCTAG
- the hnrpkl gene encoding heterogeneous nuclear ribonucleoprotein K, like isoform X4, whose amino-acid sequence MPAPLSEKAARTLKLCAPTILSVNANIDTIGDILLKIIPTLEEYQHYSGIDFDCELRLLIHQSLAGGIIGVKGSKIKELRENTLTTIKLFQDCCPHSTDRVVSVGGKPERVVECIKVILELVAESPIKGRTQPYDPNFYDETYDYGGFTVMFEERGRRPGGGGGFPVRMRSGFERLPPARSSRPPPPSRRDYDDLSPRRGPPPPLSRGRVGSRARNLPLPPPPPRGSDRFSHSSYHDDRPSDRRSRGGERYDSMSGGGYDNNSWDHFHSSGRGSYSDMGGPVITTQVTIPKDLAGSIIGKGGQRIKQIRHESGASIKIDEPLEGSEDRIITIIGTQDQIQNAQYLLQNSVKQYSGRFF is encoded by the exons ATGCCGGCGCCGTTATCGGAAAAGGCGGCAAGAACATTAAAGCTCTGCGCACCGAC GATCCTCAGCGTAAACGCCAACATTGACACCATAGGCGACATCCTGCTGAAGATTATACCCACTTTAGAGGAG TACCAGCACTACAGTGGCATCGACTTTGACTGCGAGCTCCGCCTGTTGATCCATCAGAGCTTGGCGGGCGGAATCATCGGCGTGAAAGGCAGCAAGATCAAGGAACTGCGAGAG AATACACTCACGACCATCAAGCTGTTCCAGGACTGTTGCCCCCATTCTACGGACAGAGTGGTATCTGTGGGCGGGAAGCCGGAGCGAGTCGTCGAATGTATCAAAGTCATTTTAGAACTGGTGGCTGAG TCGCCAATCAAAGGGCGCACCCAGCCGTACGATCCCAACTTCTACGACGAAACGTATGACTACGGCGGCTTCACCGTTATGTTCGAGGAGCGCGGCAGACgtcccggcggcggcggcggcttcccCGTCCGCATGCGAAGCGGCTTCGAGCGCCTGCCCCCCGCACGCAGCAGTCGCCCGCCGCCCCCCTCCCGCCGGGATTACGACGACCTGAGCCCCCGCCGgggtccgccgccgccgctgagtCGTGGACGCGTGGGCAGCCGGGCACGCAACTTGCCActcccgccgccaccgccgcgagGAAG CGATCGATTCTCCCACAGCAGTTATCATGATGACAGACCAAG CGACAGAAGAAGCCGCGGAGGAGAGCGCTACGACAGCATG AGTGGAGGCGGCTATG ACAACAATTCCTGGGATCACTTTCATTCCA GTGGCCGAGGCTCGTACAGCGACATGGGAGGGCCAGTCATCACAACACAGGTCACCATCCCCAAAGAC CTCGCCGGCTCCATCATTGGCAAGGGCGGCCAGAGGATCAAGCAGATCCGCCATGAGTCCGGAGCGTCCATCAAAATCGACGAGCCGCTGGAGGGCTCGGAGGACCGCATCATTACCATCATCGGAACGCAGGACCAGATCCAGAACGCGCAGTACCTTCTGCAGAACAG CGTGAAGCAATATTCCGGTCGATTCTTCTAG
- the LOC133163655 gene encoding guanine nucleotide-binding protein G(q) subunit alpha-like: MTLMAVGACCLSPEAKEARRINDEIERQLRRDKKDSKREYKLLLLGTGESGKSTFIKQMRIIHGRGYSDEDKRAFTRLVYQNIFTAMQAMIQAMKTLRIPYKYQYNKANASTVSEVNVETVTTFTKVYVDAIRSLWVDPGIQECYSRKREYQLSDSAKYYLNDLDRIADATYLPSQQDVLRVRVPTTGIIEYPFDLESMVFRMVDVGGQRSERRKWIHCFEKVTSIMFLVALSEYDQALVESAHENRMEESMALFRTIITYEWFEDSSVILFLNKIDLLEEKIMHSHLVDYFPEYNGPQRDVKAAQEFILNMFVNLHPNRKKLIYYHFTCATDTDNIRFVFHAVKDHILQGNLEDYNLV, translated from the exons ATGACCCTGATGGCGGTGGGGGCTTGCTGCCTCAGCCCGGAGGCCAAAGAGGCTCGGAGGATCAACGACGAGATCGAGAGGCAACTACGCCGCGATAAGAAAGACTCGAAACGGGAATACAAGCTCCTCTTGCTCG GGACTGGCGAGAGTGGTAAGAGCACCTTCATCAAGCAGATGAGGATCATCCATGGCAGAGGCTACTCTGATGAGGACAAACGGGCCTTCACCAGGCTAGTGTACCAGAACATCTTCACCGCCATGCAGGCCATGATCCAGGCCATGAAGACGCTTCGAATCCCCTACAAGTACCAGTACAACAAG GCCAACGCCAGTACTGTCAGCGAGGTAAACGTGGAGACGGTGACGACGTTTACAAAAGTCTACGTGGACGCCATCAGGAGCCTGTGGGTCGACCCGGGCATCCAAGAATGTTACAGTCGCAAAAGGGAATACCAGCTCTCCGACTCGGCCAAATA CTACCTGAACGACTTGGACCGCATCGCTGACGCCACGTACCTGCCGTCACAGCAGGACGTGCTACGGGTCAGGGTGCCCACCACGGGCATAATCGAGTACCCCTTCGACCTGGAGAGCATGGTGTTCAG GATGGTGGATGTGGGCGGGCAGCGCTCGGAGAGGAGGAAGTGGATCCACTGTTTTGAGAAAGTCACGTCCATCATGTTCCTGGTGGCGCTCAGCGAGTACGACCAAGCGCTGGTGGAGTCGGCGCACGAG AATCGCATGGAGGAGAGCATGGCCTTGTTCCGAACAATCATCACCTACGAGTGGTTCGAAGACTCCTCGGTCATCTTGTTCCTCAACAAGATTGATTTGCTGGAGGAGAAAATCATGCACTCGCATTTGGTCGATTACTTTCCTGAATATAACG GTCCGCAGCGGGACGTGAAAGCGGCCCAGGAGTTTATCCTGAACATGTTCGTCAACCTGCACCCCAACCGCAAGAAGCTCATCTACTACCACTTCACCTGCGCCACCGACACGGACAACATCCGTTTCGTCTTCCACGCCGTCAAGGACCATATTCTGCAAGGCAACCTTGAAGACTACAACCTGGTGTGA
- the LOC133163656 gene encoding guanine nucleotide-binding protein subunit alpha-11-like, with the protein MACCSDCCLSPEAAEGRRLSQLIDKNLKQEKKLNEKSIKLLFLGTAESGKSTFLKQIRILHGNGYTEAQRMTFIRLVCQNIITSIQALIEAMRVLGVHYEEDSNIALGERLSQVESQRVDRLEEWQVKAVKLLWSDRGLQRCYDRRREFHLSDSANYYFKDIDRITAPGYVPNEQDILRVRVPTTGIIEYPFKIKDVIFKMVDVGGQRSERRKWIHCMDNVVSIIFLAALNDYDSVMLDDPEHNRLEESLALFETIVKYPWFSETSFILFLNKKDLLEEKIQYSDVATYYPEYKGPRKDAKRAREFFLELYKRPYKSHKKPLFMHYTCATDTRNAKVVFNSVKDTIFRDFIPS; encoded by the exons ATGGCCTGCTGCTCGGACTGCTGCCTGAGCCCCGAAGCAGCCGAAGGCCGCAGGCTGAGCCAATTAATCGACAAAAACTTGAAACAGGAAAAGAAACTGAATGAGAAGTCCATCAAGCTCCTCTTTTTAG GGACAGCCGAGAGCGGCAAGAGCACTTTTCTCAAGCAAATCCGCATCCTCCATGGCAACGGCTACACCGAAGCCCAGCGGATGACCTTCATTCGCTTGGTGTGCCAGAACATCATCACGTCCATCCAGGCACTCATCGAGGCCATGAGAGTCCTCGGCGTGCACTACGAAGAAGACAGCAATATT GCCCTAGGGGAACGCCTGAGCCAAGTAGAATCCCAGAGGGTGGACAGGCTGGAGGAATGGCAAGTGAAGGCCGTCAAGCTGCTGTGGAGCGATCGCGGCCTTCAGCGCTGTTATGACCGAAGACGCGAATTCCACTTGTCCGATTCGGCCAATTA TTACTTCAAAGACATCGACCGAATCACTGCCCCAGGTTACGTCCCTAATGAGCAAGACATCTTGAGGGTCCGCGTTCCCACCACGGGCATCATTGAGTACCCTTTTAAAATAAAGGATGTCATTTTCAA GATGGTGGACGTGGGCGGTCAGCGTTCTGAAAGGAGGAAGTGGATCCACTGCATGGACAACGTCGTCTCCATCATCTTCCTGGCCGCCCTCAACGATTACGACAGTGTCATGCTCGATGATCCCGAGCAC AACCGGTTGGAAGAGAGCCTGGCTTTGTTCGAGACCATCGTCAAGTACCCGTGGTTCAGCGAGACCTCCTTCATTCTTTTTCTGAACAAAAAAGACCTTCTGGAGGAGAAAATCCAATATTCGGACGTGGCCACCTACTATCCTGAATACAAGG GACCTCGAAAGGACGCCAAACGCGCCCGAGAATTCTTCCTGGAGCTTTACAAGCGTCCCTACAAGAGCCACAAGAAGCCTCTGTTCATGCATTACACCTGCGCCACTGACACACGCAACGCCAAAGTGGTCTTCAACAGCGTCAAGGACACTATCTTCAGAGATTTCATTCCTTCTTAG
- the prune2 gene encoding protein prune homolog 2 isoform X1: MDLASHSKMNSEDSDGRPAPPTSLPLQGGGNQRKKLSAPRISLSLDQSEDDLGETPDDLDINVDDLDTPDEGDYLDYTDHEMDLDDPKVAYRGRASESYEAIPTYGAEEERQDVKLWRTVVIGEQEHRIDMKVIEPYMRVISHGGYYSNGVNAIIVFAACFLPDSDKEDYHDIMENLFLYVISTLELMVAEDYMIVYLNGATPHRRMPGLGWLKKCYQMIDRRLRKNLKSFIILHPSWFIRTILAITKPFISTKFSSKIKYVSSLDELQELIPMESVHIPECIIRLDQELKVAAENSKVNSFLLGSEPTRRSNEAGASAP; encoded by the exons ATGGACCTGGCGTCGCACAGCAAGATGAACTCTGAGGACAGTGACGGTAGACCTG CGCCGCCCACCTCCCTGCCCCTCCAAGGAGGCGGCAACCAGCGAAAGAAACTGTCGGCTCCCCGCATCAGCCTTTCTCTGGACCAGAGCGAGGACGACTTGGGCGAGACGCCAGATGACCTTGATATCAACGTGGATGACCTCGACACTCCAGATGAAGGGGATTACCTGGACTACACGGACCACGAGATGGACTTGGACG ATCCCAAAGTGGCATACCGAGGTCGGGCAAGCGAGTCGTACGAAGCCATCCCGACGTACGGCGCCGAGGAAGAGCGTCAAGACGTCAAGCTGTGGCGAACGGTGGTCATCGGCGAGCAAGAGCATCGCATCGACATGAAAGTCATCGAGCCCTACATGCGAGTCATCTCTCACGGAG GGTATTACAGCAACGGCGTGAACGCCATCATCGTGTTTGCTGCTTGTTTCCTGCCAGACAGTGACAAAGAGGACTATCATGACATTATGGAGAACCTATTCCT cTATGTGATCAGCACTTTAGAGCTAATGGTGGCAGAGGACTACATGATTGTGTACCTGAACGGAGCCACACCTCACAGAAGAATGCCAGGCCTGGGTTGGCTCAAGAAGTGCTACCAGATGATTGACAGAAG ACTCCGGAAGAACTTGAAATCTTTCATCATCCTGCATCCATCATGGTTCATCAGGACCATCCTGGCCATCACCAAGCCGTTCATCAG CACTAAGTTCAGCAGCAAGATCAAGTACGTGAGCAGCCTGGATGAGCTGCAAGAGCTTATCCCCATGGAGAGTGTCCACATCCCAGAGTGCATCATTAG ACTGGACCAAGAGCTCAAAGTAGCAGCAGAGAATTCCAA
- the prune2 gene encoding protein prune homolog 2 isoform X2 — MDLASHSKMNSEDSDGRPAPPTSLPLQGGGNQRKKLSAPRISLSLDQSEDDLGETPDDLDINVDDLDTPDEGDYLDYTDHEMDLDDPKVAYRGRASESYEAIPTYGAEEERQDVKLWRTVVIGEQEHRIDMKVIEPYMRVISHGGYYSNGVNAIIVFAACFLPDSDKEDYHDIMENLFLYVISTLELMVAEDYMIVYLNGATPHRRMPGLGWLKKCYQMIDRRLRKNLKSFIILHPSWFIRTILAITKPFISTKFSSKIKYVSSLDELQELIPMESVHIPECIIRLDQELKVAAENSKVNSFLLGSEPTRSNEAGASAP, encoded by the exons ATGGACCTGGCGTCGCACAGCAAGATGAACTCTGAGGACAGTGACGGTAGACCTG CGCCGCCCACCTCCCTGCCCCTCCAAGGAGGCGGCAACCAGCGAAAGAAACTGTCGGCTCCCCGCATCAGCCTTTCTCTGGACCAGAGCGAGGACGACTTGGGCGAGACGCCAGATGACCTTGATATCAACGTGGATGACCTCGACACTCCAGATGAAGGGGATTACCTGGACTACACGGACCACGAGATGGACTTGGACG ATCCCAAAGTGGCATACCGAGGTCGGGCAAGCGAGTCGTACGAAGCCATCCCGACGTACGGCGCCGAGGAAGAGCGTCAAGACGTCAAGCTGTGGCGAACGGTGGTCATCGGCGAGCAAGAGCATCGCATCGACATGAAAGTCATCGAGCCCTACATGCGAGTCATCTCTCACGGAG GGTATTACAGCAACGGCGTGAACGCCATCATCGTGTTTGCTGCTTGTTTCCTGCCAGACAGTGACAAAGAGGACTATCATGACATTATGGAGAACCTATTCCT cTATGTGATCAGCACTTTAGAGCTAATGGTGGCAGAGGACTACATGATTGTGTACCTGAACGGAGCCACACCTCACAGAAGAATGCCAGGCCTGGGTTGGCTCAAGAAGTGCTACCAGATGATTGACAGAAG ACTCCGGAAGAACTTGAAATCTTTCATCATCCTGCATCCATCATGGTTCATCAGGACCATCCTGGCCATCACCAAGCCGTTCATCAG CACTAAGTTCAGCAGCAAGATCAAGTACGTGAGCAGCCTGGATGAGCTGCAAGAGCTTATCCCCATGGAGAGTGTCCACATCCCAGAGTGCATCATTAG ACTGGACCAAGAGCTCAAAGTAGCAGCAGAGAATTCCAA